In the genome of Bosea sp. BIWAKO-01, the window TGCGCCTGGCGCCGAGACACGCCCATCAAACCGGCCGCCGCCGTCATCGTCAGCCGGCCAGACAAAACCGACCCCAGCACTTCAGCACGCCGAAGCTCTCGTTCGCTCATCTCCACCCAGCCCATGCCACCCCCCCCCAAACCCATCAGCCCGGGAGTGTGACATTCCTAGTTTGCCACGGTGGGACATTTTAGCTTTGCGCCTACATACGTTGATTCGCATAAGACATATTATGGAACCAATACCTATGATCCTGGACCCCCTGATCCAGGCCGGTCCTTGCTTGCCGAATAGCCCTCCGATCGGGAAATCACGCGATCGATGAATCAAATAGGCCATTCACGACAGCCTCTTATGGCAATGTGCCAAAGTAGATTGGCGGCCTCTCCGCTTGCCACTGTTCCAGCCGTTCCGGGCACGGGCTCATCGTCTTGGAGCCGGTTCGATCGATGCGGGACCGCGCCTCAAATGCATGGCCGGGCTATCGGTCGCCAGGAATGGATTTCGACCGCCAGCCCGGATACAGGCTGACATGATGGCTGTTTCGGAGAATCGATGACCATGCGCACGCTGCAGGATTGTGCCGAAGCTCTGGCCGGTGGAACGATCACCGCCCGTGCGCTGGTGGAGGAATGCCTCGAACGGATTTCAGATCCGGCGGGCGAAGGTCGACGTGCCTTCATCTCGGTCTCGGCAGACAGCGCCCGGGCGTCGGCTGATGCTCATGACGGCTTGCGGCGTGTCGGCCGTGCGGCCGGCCCATTCGCCGGCATTCCCTTCGCCGTGAAGGACCTCTTCGACGTTGCCGGCGAACGGAGCATGGCTGGCTCACGTGCACTGGCCGATTGCGCGCCGGCGAAGGCTCATGCGCCAACGATCGCACGCATGATTGCGGCCGGGTTCATCCCGATCGGCCGGACCAACATGACCGAATTCGCCTATTCGGGAATCGGTGCCAATCCACATTATGGAACGCCGCTCAGTCCTTGGGATCGCGCCTCACGCCGCATTCCGGGTGGCAGCTCGTCGGGCTCCGGCGTGGCGGTTGCCGATGGCATGGCACCGGTTGCACTCGGCAGTGACACGGGCGGGTCATGCCGGATTCCGGCCGCGCTTTGCGGTATTGTCGGCTACAAGCCGACAGCGCGACGGGTGCCGCTCGAGGGTGTCGTCCCGTTGTCGAGCAGCCTTGATTCATTGGGGCCGCTCGGAGCCAGTGTGGCCTGCTGCGCCATTGTTGACGGCATCCTGGCCGCCGATTCTTTTGCGCCGCCGCTGCCACGCCCGATTGCGGGTCTGCGCCTTGCCATCCCGACCCAGATCGTCAGGGACGGTATGGATGCAACCGTGTCCGCCGCTTTCGACAGCGCAGTCAGCCGCCTGAGCGCGCTTGGCGCGCTGATCTCGGATGTTGATTTCGCGCCGCTCGCGGCAATCGGCAAGGCCAACAGCAAGTTCGGCTTCGCGGCGCCCGAGGCTTTCGCCTGGCACCGCGCGCTGCTCGAAACGAAGGGCGAGCTTTACGACCCGCGCGTCAGCAGCCGGATCGCGACCGGCGCACAGGCGCTGGCCGCCGATTATCTCGATCTCGTCCTGTCCCGGCGCGAGATCATCGCGGCGATGGACGCGCTCACTGCAGGCTACGACGCGCTGCTGATGCCGACCTGCCCGATCATGGCGCCTCGCCTGGACGATTTGAAGGAGGATTCCGAGTATTTCCGGCTGAATGGGCTGCTGTTGCGCAACCCGAGCCTCGGCAACTTCCTTGACCGCTGCGCAATCAGCCTGCCCTGCCATAGGCTTGGCGAGGCCCCGGTCGGATTGATGCTGACCGGCGAGACCGGCGGCGATCGCACCCTGTTTGCCATTGCGGCCGGGATCGAGGCGGCCTTGCGGCAATAGGCCGAGAATCGGGGGGGAACCGCCCCTCCCCTGGCGATCCGCGCCGCCAGCCCGGCAGGCGCCGAGCATGACGGGAGGGCGATGGTCAACGCAAGGCCGACCATCGCCGATGGATCTGCTCAGCGAGCCCGCTGCCCGAACAGAATGGCCTTCTCTTCCGGCGTGCTGATGCCGGCTGGATTGCGCAGTTCGGCGCCGATCGCGAGGCCGCGCTGCACGGCCGGGCGGGCCTGCATCGTTTCCAGCCAGCGCCCGACATTCGGGAACTGCCTGATGTCCTGGCCCTGCTTCTCCCAACCCTTGGCCCAGCCGATGCAGGCCATGTCGGCAATCGAGTAGGCGCCGCAGATATAGTCGCGGCCCTCAAGACGGCGATTGAGCACGCCGTAGAGCCGATTGGCCTCGTTAGTGTAGCGATCGATGGCGTAAGGCAGCTTCTCGGGCGCGTAGATGCGGAAATGGTGGGTCTGGCCGAGCATCGGTCCAAAGCCACCCATCTGCCAGAACAGCCATTCATCGACCGCGACGCGGCCACGCTCATCGGCAGGATAGTATTGTCCGGTCTTGCGGCCGAGATATTGCAGGATCGCACCGGACTCGAAGATCGAGATCGGCTCTCCGCCGGGCCCGTCATGATCGACGATCGCCGGCATGCGATTATTCGGCGAGATCTCCAGGAAGTCGGGCTTGAACTGATCGCCCTTGCCGATGTTCACCGGAATGAGGTTGTAGGGGAGCCCGCACTCCTCGAGCATGATGGTGATTTTCCAGCCATTGGGCGTCGGCCAGTAATAGAGATCGATCGGCTTTGACGAACGTGCGAGCATAACAGCTTTCCTGTCGCGATTGGGCCGGGGTCTGATGTAGGCCGCCCGGCAGGCCGTCGGTAGGGTTGCCGACCTGCTTGGCAAGCAGGTTGGTCATGTCCGGGCATGATAAGCCGCCCGCGATCGGCCTGGACGGCTCTGCGGCCTTCAGACCAGCTTCTTGAAGCCTTCGTGGCTCTGGTCGAAGCCGAGATTGCGATAGAAGCGATGGGCGTCGGTGCGAGCCTTATGGGAGGTCAGCTCGACCAGCCCCGCTCCCTTCTCCTTTGCGAAGGCGAGCCCGAGGGTCATCATCACTGCGCCGATCCCCATTCCCCGCGTTTCCGGCGCAACGTGGACACTCTCGAATTTCGCGCGCTTGCGCCCTCGTGCGGCGAAACCCGGAATGAGCGTGACCTGAAAGGTGCCGACGACCTCTCCGGCGCGCTCGGCGACGAAGAGTGTGGTGTCGGGGCTCGCCAGAACCTCGTCGAAGGCCCGCTCATAGTCCGGGTGCGCGGCTTCAGCCGCAGCGTCCTGTTCCGTCACTGTCTGTGTTGCGGAGCCAAGCATGACCAGGCTGGCGACACGCTGGACATCTTCGCGCCGGGCCTGGCGAATGGAGATCTCGGACGGATCGATCTTGCTTTTGCTCATGGTCAGGCCTCCGGACCGCTGGACAGCCCCGCGGTTGGCGCGGTGTTAGCAAAGCCCCTTCTGAAACGGAACTCGGCACGCCGGCCCATGTGGCCCGCTCAGGCTCCGCCGGCTGCCGTCACTCGGCAAACAGGCGCTTTGCCATCAGCAAGGTGTTTGGCGTGTCGTCGCGGCCATCGAACCGGGCCGAGCGCTGCAGGAAGAAGCCCATCCGCTCGTAGAACGCGATCGCGGGCTCGTTCTGCAGCTCGACTTCCAGCCGTGCGACCGGCGCCAGGGGGAAATGGGCGAGCGTGACGTGCAGCAGGGTTCGGCCGATCCCGACGCCCTGATAGGTCGGCAGAACATAGAGCCGCGTCAGCAGCGCCGCCCGGTCGCGCTCGCGGCGGGCGGACGAGGTCGCAACGATCTGGTCGTCGACCAGAGCGACGAGAAAGGCCTCGCCGTCGCGATCGAGCTGGGCGCTCAGATTCTCCAGCGAATGCCAGGCATTGGTGATCTCGGCGACACGCTGCCAGCCATAGATGCCGTCATAGGTGGCATGCCAGGTCTCGACCAACAGCGAGCGGACGGCCGGGAGATCGGCCGCAACCGCGTCGCGGATGATGAGCCTGTCTGGCGTCACTCGATACCCAGCTTCTTCTTCAGTATCTCGTTCAGCGCCTGCGGATTGGCCTTTCCGCCCGACGCCTTCATGGCCTGGCCGACGAACCAGCCGAGCATGGTCGGCTTCAGCTTGACCTGCTCGACCTTGTCGGGATTGCCGGCGATGATCTCGTCGACCGCCTTCTCGATCGCACCGGTATCGGTCACCTGCTTCATGCCGCGCGTCTCGACGATCTCGCGCGGATCGCCCCCCTCGGACCAGAGGATCTCGAACAGATCCTTGGCGATCTTGCCCGAAATGACGCTCTCGCCAAGCAGATCCACGAGGCCGCCGAGCTGGGCGGCAGAGACCGGCGAGGCGGTCACATCCTTGCCTTCCTTGTTCAGGCGGCCGAACAACTCGTTGATGACCCAGTTGGCGGCGGCCTTGCCGTCGCGGCCCTTGGCGACAGCCTCGAAGTAATCCGCCTGCTCGCGCTCGGCGACGAGCACGGAGGCATCATAGGGCGTCAGGCCGTATTCGGCGATGAAGCGCGCCTTCTTGGCGTCGGGCAGTTCCGGCAGCGCTGCCTTCAGGTCCTGGACGAAGGCGTCGTCGAATTCGAGCGGCAGCAGGTCCGGGTCCGGGAAATAGCGATAATCATGCGCCTCCTCCTTGGAGCGCATCGAACGGGTCTCGCCCTTGCCGGGATCATAGAGCCGCGTTTCCTGGTCGATCTTGCCGCCATCCTCAAGGATGCCGACCTGGCGACGCGCCTCGACATCGACCGCCTGGCCGATGAAGCGGATCGAGTTGACGTTCTTGATCTCGCAGCGCGTGCCGAGGGGCTCGCCGGGGCGGCGCACCGAGACGTTGACGTCAGCGCGCAGGTTGCCCTTCTCCATGTCGCCATCGCAGGTGCCGAGATAGCGCAGGATGGTGCGCAGCTTGGTGACAAAGGCCTTGGCCTCGTCGGCCGAGCGCAGGTCGGGGCGCGAGACGATCTCCATCAGCGCGACGCCGGAGCGGTTGAGATCGACGAAGCTCATCGTCGGAT includes:
- a CDS encoding amidase; the encoded protein is MTMRTLQDCAEALAGGTITARALVEECLERISDPAGEGRRAFISVSADSARASADAHDGLRRVGRAAGPFAGIPFAVKDLFDVAGERSMAGSRALADCAPAKAHAPTIARMIAAGFIPIGRTNMTEFAYSGIGANPHYGTPLSPWDRASRRIPGGSSSGSGVAVADGMAPVALGSDTGGSCRIPAALCGIVGYKPTARRVPLEGVVPLSSSLDSLGPLGASVACCAIVDGILAADSFAPPLPRPIAGLRLAIPTQIVRDGMDATVSAAFDSAVSRLSALGALISDVDFAPLAAIGKANSKFGFAAPEAFAWHRALLETKGELYDPRVSSRIATGAQALAADYLDLVLSRREIIAAMDALTAGYDALLMPTCPIMAPRLDDLKEDSEYFRLNGLLLRNPSLGNFLDRCAISLPCHRLGEAPVGLMLTGETGGDRTLFAIAAGIEAALRQ
- a CDS encoding glutathione S-transferase N-terminal domain-containing protein; this translates as MLARSSKPIDLYYWPTPNGWKITIMLEECGLPYNLIPVNIGKGDQFKPDFLEISPNNRMPAIVDHDGPGGEPISIFESGAILQYLGRKTGQYYPADERGRVAVDEWLFWQMGGFGPMLGQTHHFRIYAPEKLPYAIDRYTNEANRLYGVLNRRLEGRDYICGAYSIADMACIGWAKGWEKQGQDIRQFPNVGRWLETMQARPAVQRGLAIGAELRNPAGISTPEEKAILFGQRAR
- a CDS encoding GNAT family N-acetyltransferase, with amino-acid sequence MSKSKIDPSEISIRQARREDVQRVASLVMLGSATQTVTEQDAAAEAAHPDYERAFDEVLASPDTTLFVAERAGEVVGTFQVTLIPGFAARGRKRAKFESVHVAPETRGMGIGAVMMTLGLAFAKEKGAGLVELTSHKARTDAHRFYRNLGFDQSHEGFKKLV
- a CDS encoding GNAT family N-acetyltransferase, with amino-acid sequence MTPDRLIIRDAVAADLPAVRSLLVETWHATYDGIYGWQRVAEITNAWHSLENLSAQLDRDGEAFLVALVDDQIVATSSARRERDRAALLTRLYVLPTYQGVGIGRTLLHVTLAHFPLAPVARLEVELQNEPAIAFYERMGFFLQRSARFDGRDDTPNTLLMAKRLFAE
- the gatB gene encoding Asp-tRNA(Asn)/Glu-tRNA(Gln) amidotransferase subunit GatB; protein product: MNAHARPADPKKLIKGATGDWEIIIGMEIHAQVTSNAKLFSGASTAFGGEPNEHVSLVDAAMPGMLPVINAECVRQAVRTGLGLNARINNRSVFDRKNYFYPDLPQGYQISQYKSPIVGEGEIVVDLSPTEQISVGIERLHLEQDAGKSIHDQHPTMSFVDLNRSGVALMEIVSRPDLRSADEAKAFVTKLRTILRYLGTCDGDMEKGNLRADVNVSVRRPGEPLGTRCEIKNVNSIRFIGQAVDVEARRQVGILEDGGKIDQETRLYDPGKGETRSMRSKEEAHDYRYFPDPDLLPLEFDDAFVQDLKAALPELPDAKKARFIAEYGLTPYDASVLVAEREQADYFEAVAKGRDGKAAANWVINELFGRLNKEGKDVTASPVSAAQLGGLVDLLGESVISGKIAKDLFEILWSEGGDPREIVETRGMKQVTDTGAIEKAVDEIIAGNPDKVEQVKLKPTMLGWFVGQAMKASGGKANPQALNEILKKKLGIE